A genomic window from Cydia amplana chromosome 3, ilCydAmpl1.1, whole genome shotgun sequence includes:
- the LOC134662414 gene encoding facilitated trehalose transporter Tret1-like, giving the protein MAHENKVISAELEKIHKQSLEKDTEVKDVYYNTKTPYRRQALTALGTVMLNCGVGATAGFSAVLIPQLKHGRNKLDHKLNTEMESWVAAAASFALIFGNLISGYLMERYGRRSSQIMLSFPYMAGWAIIGFADNIYLVLLGRFITGFCQGWLGPLGSVFVGEVSSPLNRSVFLAGLSLAIAFGVFMSHLFGTLMHWKYAALLCGLFPLTGCILTYCVKESPTWLASKNRIDDCIESFQWYRGTSPEMKNELDKIIFEQSQRDQSKSKLKTLLANIRKPEFWKPLCIMIVFFVLTQLTGVNVICAYTTEMMKELIGNHANRSTSSVAMLSVDILRCVSLVVACFLLRKLGRRPMALFSGASTCLTLISLSGYLYLVNNRVIRHISPFVSLSLIAIYIIVSNFGVVPLPWNMVGELFATETRGLGSGFSVMTTSVAYFGTIKTAPAMFESIGHHGTYLFYGLSTMLGTIFLFFCLPETRGKTLIEIEEHFRNSKQTKTKPVPDDGTV; this is encoded by the exons ATGGCGCACGAAAACAAAGTAATTTCTGCGGAATTGGAGAAAATTCACAAGCAAAGTTTAGAAAAAGACACTGAAGTCAAAGATGTGTATTACAATACGAAAACGCCGTATCGTAGACAG GCATTGACAGCGCTTGGCACAGTGATGCTCAACTGTGGAGTTGGAGCCACGGCCGGCTTCTCCGCGGTACTCATACCTCAGCTGAAGCACGGAAGGAACAAGCTCGACCACAAGCTCAACACTGAAATGGAGTCTTGGGTAG CTGCTGCCGCCTCGTTTGCGCTTATATTTGGCAACCTGATATCGGGGTACTTAATGGAGAGGTACGGCCGAAGAAGTTCTCAGATTATGTTATCCTTTCCTTATATGGCCGGATGGGCCATCATTGGCTTcgcagataatatttatttagttctACTTGGAAGATTTATCACTGGATTTTGCCAAGGCTGGCTGGGTCCTTTGGGCTCGGTGTTTGTTGGAGAAGTCAGCAGCCCTCTAAATAGATCTGTATTTTTAGCCGGTTTGTCACTGGCAATAGCTTTCGGAGTGTTCATGTCGCATCTTTTTGGAACACTAATGCACTGGAAGTACGCAGCTTTACTTTGTGGATTATTTCCACTAACCGGATGCATTTTGACTTACTGTGTCAAGGAGTCTCCTACCTGGCTAGCTTCAAAAAACCGAATCGATGATTGCATAGAATCATTCCAGTGGTACCGCGGAACAAGTCCTGAGATGAAAAATGAacttgataaaattatatttgagcAATCTCAAAGAGATCAGTCGAAGAGTAAACTAAAAACCTTACTGGCAAATATAAGAAAGCCTGAATTTTGGAAGCCACTCTGCATAATGATCGTGTTCTTTGTTTTAACGCAGCTAACTGGAGTTAATGTTATTTGCGCGTATACTACTGAGATGATGAAAGAACTCATCGGGAACCATGCTAACAGAAGTACATCGAGTGTAGCTATGTTGAGTGTAGATATTCTAAGATGCGTATCCTTAGTTGTTGCGTGTTTCCTACTTCGTAAACTTGGCCGTCGACCGATGGCTTTATTCAGTGGAGCGTCTACATGTCTTACTCTAATATCACTATCTGGTTACTTATATCTCGTCAACAACCGTGTCATAAGACATATATCACCATTTGTTTCCTTAAGTCTGATAGctatttatattattgtttcTAATTTTGGTGTGGTGCCTTTGCCCTGGAACATGGTAGGCGAGCTGTTTGCCACGGAGACAAGGGGTTTAGGCTCAGGCTTTAGTGTCATGACTACCTCGGTAGCTTACTTTGGGACGATAAAAACTGCACCTGCCATGTTTGAAAGCATAGGACACCACGGAACGTACCTATTTTATGGATTATCAACTATGCTAGGaactatatttttattcttCTGCTTACCTGAAACGAGAGGTAAAACTTTAATAGAAATCGAAGAGCACTTTAGAAACagtaaacaaacaaaaacgAAACCTGTTCCAGATGACGGAACTGTATAA